Proteins encoded within one genomic window of Calonectris borealis chromosome 1, bCalBor7.hap1.2, whole genome shotgun sequence:
- the LOC142079884 gene encoding uncharacterized protein LOC142079884 — translation MAGRRQVMPKMPMDEEAKEHAQPAHGLPSLQKRRQVGRRQLQAAPQGSQSRASSLHGDRLPRLPCPESSQTAGSRRAQTDSLAHRVALPCSRVTTREETARLPALPPLPRQAAAPAHAPAAWPPGAARTCGKLVFVPAPPPASSARGRERTISTAASGHRQLVPSAGGIRGDQGTALRVKRWTPAPHKPAACAAAVKDTARCLVSEALDKVLTGSRGPSQRPTAQRDRARGTRRDEFMDGAPGVQLP, via the exons ATGGCAGGTCGGCGGCAGGTAATGCCGAAGATGCCCATGGATGAGGAGGCGAAGGAGCACGCCCAGCCCGCCCACGGGCTGCCGAGCCTGCAGAAGAGGCGCCAG gtgggCCGCAGGCAGCTACAGGCAGCGCCGCAGGGCAGCCAGAGCCGGGCCTCGTCCCTCCATGGGGACAGGCTGCCACGGCTCCCCTGCCCGGAGAGCTCGCAgaccgccgggagccgccgcgcaCAG ACGGACAGCCTGGCGCACAGGGTggcactgccctgcagcagggtgacGACGCGGGAGGAGACGGCCCGTCTGCCAGCCTTGCCgcctctccccaggcaggcagcggcaCCCGCGCACGCACCCGCAGCTTGGCCACCAGGAGCTGCCAGAACCTGCGGCAAGCTGGTttttgtgccagcaccaccccccgcatcttctgccaggggcagggaaaggaccaTCAGCACCGCAGCCAGCGGCCACCGACAGCTTGTGCCGTCTGCTGGGGGCATCCGCGGTGACCAGGGCACAGCCCTGAGGGTGAAAAGATGGACGCCGGCCCCGCACaagcctgcagcctgtgctgcagctgtgaagGACACAGCCCGATGCCTCGTGAGTGAGGCCCTGGACAAGGTTTTGACTGGGAGCCGGGGACCCAGCCAGCGGCCGACGGCACAGCGGGACCGGGCACGGGGCACAAGAAGGGATGAGTTCATGGACGGAGCCCCAGGCGTTCAGCTGCCCTGA